One Pirellulales bacterium DNA window includes the following coding sequences:
- the ppk2 gene encoding polyphosphate kinase 2, which translates to MSHRNREIDDDDQSSSQKKLKGKDYERELFELHVELVTLQEWVKHKGLKICIVFEGRDGAGKGGTIKAITERVSPRVFRVVALPAPTEREKSQMYIQRYLPHLPAAGEVVIFDRSWYNRAGVERVMGFCPDEQVKRFLQIAPYAERMIVESGVILLKYWLEVSQEEQTRRLESRIADGRKIWKLSPMDLESYGRWYDYSRARDDMLAATDTPWAPWYLVKSDDKKRARLNIISHLLSKIPYEEAPREKVKLPKRSDKAAYDDQSPIMGRNFVPEKY; encoded by the coding sequence ATGAGCCACAGGAATCGCGAGATCGACGACGACGATCAGTCCTCTTCTCAAAAGAAGCTCAAGGGCAAAGACTACGAGCGAGAACTCTTCGAACTGCACGTCGAACTTGTGACGCTGCAGGAGTGGGTCAAGCACAAGGGGCTGAAGATCTGCATCGTGTTTGAAGGACGCGACGGCGCCGGCAAGGGGGGCACGATCAAGGCGATCACGGAGCGTGTGAGTCCTCGCGTGTTTCGCGTCGTGGCATTGCCGGCCCCGACCGAGCGTGAAAAGTCGCAGATGTATATCCAGCGCTATCTACCGCATCTGCCCGCGGCCGGCGAAGTCGTCATCTTCGACCGCAGTTGGTACAACCGCGCTGGCGTCGAACGCGTTATGGGCTTTTGCCCCGACGAACAGGTTAAGCGGTTTCTGCAAATCGCCCCATACGCTGAACGTATGATCGTCGAGTCCGGAGTCATCCTGCTGAAATACTGGCTGGAAGTCAGTCAGGAAGAGCAGACTCGCCGGCTCGAATCGCGCATCGCCGATGGGCGAAAGATCTGGAAGCTCTCGCCGATGGATCTTGAATCCTACGGCCGTTGGTACGATTACTCGCGAGCGAGGGACGATATGCTCGCGGCGACCGATACTCCCTGGGCGCCGTGGTATTTGGTCAAGTCGGACGACAAGAAGCGAGCGCGGCTCAACATCATCAGCCACCTGTTGAGCAAGATCCCTTACGAAGAGGCGCCGCGCGAGAAAGTGAAACTTCCCAAGCGATCCGACAAAGCGGCTTACGACGATCAGTCGCCGATCATGGGCCGAAACTTCGTACCGGAGAAATACTGA